The Candidatus Uhrbacteria bacterium genome has a segment encoding these proteins:
- the radA gene encoding DNA repair protein RadA, translated as MKPPQTLFTCTNCGAQYQKWAGRCSECGKWGTVAEEEVHASRVTQHASSKPGKTSSFVDLAAAGEIPRNKTGLSVWDELLSGGLVSGSVTLLGGEPGIGKSTLLAQLALSVAAQGKTVLYVTGEESPSQVSLRLKRLSKTLPSSLLFLDETSADVVASTISETKPGLTIVDSIQSMRAPEVPGEPGNMSQVRASAGWIAETAKKSGVPVILVGQVNKEGDLAGPRLLEHLVDTVIMMEGDRSHAFRLMRVTKHRFGTTDASALLTMNESGLSVVEDPSAALLADRPKQAPGTVVTCLLEGQRPILVELQALVTPAGYGTPLRRASGIDLNRLSLLLAVMGRRAGVGFGDQDVFANAVGGIEAKETAVDLAICLAAASAKLDKPLPDDLAVWGEVGLTGEIRPVARMDMRLKEAKRLGFTRFITPAECKHLKDAIALYSK; from the coding sequence ATGAAACCTCCACAGACATTGTTCACTTGCACAAATTGCGGCGCCCAGTACCAGAAATGGGCCGGGCGCTGTTCAGAATGCGGAAAATGGGGAACAGTCGCAGAAGAGGAGGTTCACGCGTCACGCGTCACGCAACACGCTTCATCAAAGCCAGGTAAAACATCCTCCTTTGTCGACCTCGCCGCCGCAGGAGAAATCCCCCGTAATAAAACCGGCTTATCCGTTTGGGACGAGCTCCTCTCCGGCGGACTTGTCTCCGGATCAGTCACGCTTCTTGGTGGTGAGCCTGGCATCGGTAAATCAACACTCCTCGCCCAGCTTGCACTCTCCGTTGCTGCGCAAGGAAAAACGGTTTTATACGTCACAGGTGAGGAATCCCCTTCGCAAGTTTCATTACGTCTCAAACGTCTTTCTAAAACACTTCCCTCGTCTCTGCTCTTTCTTGATGAGACCTCTGCCGACGTTGTCGCTTCAACCATCTCTGAAACAAAGCCCGGCCTCACCATCGTCGACTCTATTCAGTCGATGCGTGCTCCAGAAGTTCCAGGTGAACCAGGAAACATGTCCCAAGTCCGCGCGAGCGCAGGTTGGATTGCAGAAACGGCTAAAAAATCCGGAGTGCCAGTCATTCTCGTTGGACAAGTAAACAAAGAAGGCGATCTCGCCGGACCGCGTCTACTCGAGCACCTCGTCGACACCGTCATCATGATGGAAGGCGACCGCAGCCACGCGTTTCGCTTGATGCGTGTCACCAAACACCGCTTTGGCACCACGGACGCCTCCGCCCTCCTAACGATGAACGAGTCCGGCCTCTCCGTTGTCGAGGATCCAAGCGCCGCCCTCCTCGCTGACCGCCCAAAACAAGCCCCAGGAACCGTCGTCACGTGCCTTCTCGAAGGCCAGCGCCCGATTCTCGTCGAATTACAGGCTCTCGTAACCCCAGCCGGCTACGGCACTCCCCTTCGCCGCGCCTCCGGTATCGATCTCAATCGACTTAGTTTGCTCCTCGCCGTCATGGGCCGTCGTGCAGGCGTAGGTTTTGGCGATCAAGATGTCTTTGCTAATGCTGTTGGCGGTATCGAGGCAAAAGAAACCGCGGTTGACCTCGCTATTTGTCTGGCCGCTGCTTCGGCCAAACTCGATAAACCTCTTCCGGACGATCTCGCTGTTTGGGGAGAAGTGGGTTTAACCGGTGAAATCCGACCTGTAGCCCGCATGGATATGCGCCTCAAAGAAGCAAAACGCCTCGGCTTCACACGTTTCATTACTCCGGCTGAATGCAAGCATCTGAAAGATGCGATTGCGCTCTATTCCAAGTGA
- a CDS encoding transglycosylase SLT domain-containing protein → MRVVLTLFICVVGLFTSVMPAAAQVGPCGAADACPSGQICIGAVGSRFCFKTCTPPADIFGSATECNASESCATPEGFSRNVCVVTTGASGGPFDPSTIDTRLSCNESRPCAGDTTCVSGTCRQPMGGACTSDADCNVGIRCVGDRISGRTCGVGLPSSSSDSSAEETPEPEFVPITPQLGTPIPGFTPEAPTREGGVVRVAFLAGYINAVYRYLTGIILVVAIVMVVYGGFLYLVGSAGVGSIQNGKRIITDAIMGMIITLAAFAILNTISPATTQLKTLELGYVAGVTLEEAGGVEEFGEAPAGTPSSSCDAPRRSRSDSTYDSLFQRYAGCAGLDWRILKAVAYKESGFRECVTNRWGYTGLFQVRPDTCALRSHGRAEDCNRLVNPEINTAAASVGQLRQGASLINRLCPGLTDAHRYVTLLYFAHNSGGGALQSVVRRVGCNATNEQYDEAATTFWEENSARRGRSLPPNHDTRMSFARGVADTAVGYGVSTPTVPRSACPVT, encoded by the coding sequence ATGCGCGTCGTTCTCACACTCTTTATTTGCGTCGTAGGACTTTTTACATCCGTAATGCCCGCTGCGGCTCAAGTAGGCCCGTGCGGCGCCGCGGATGCATGCCCCTCCGGACAAATTTGTATCGGAGCTGTAGGTTCTCGTTTTTGCTTTAAGACATGCACTCCGCCCGCAGATATTTTTGGTTCCGCAACGGAATGTAACGCCTCGGAATCGTGCGCAACTCCGGAAGGTTTTAGCCGTAACGTATGCGTCGTCACCACCGGAGCATCAGGCGGTCCGTTTGATCCATCAACAATCGACACACGCTTATCGTGTAACGAATCACGCCCTTGTGCCGGCGACACGACATGTGTCTCTGGTACGTGTCGCCAACCAATGGGAGGTGCCTGTACTAGCGATGCAGACTGTAATGTAGGAATCAGATGTGTTGGCGACAGAATTTCGGGAAGAACCTGCGGTGTTGGACTCCCCTCCTCCTCATCCGATTCCTCGGCAGAAGAGACGCCTGAACCGGAGTTTGTCCCTATCACCCCCCAACTTGGCACCCCAATCCCCGGCTTTACTCCCGAGGCCCCGACGCGTGAAGGCGGCGTCGTGCGTGTCGCGTTTCTCGCCGGCTACATCAACGCTGTCTATCGTTATCTCACCGGCATTATCCTCGTGGTCGCGATCGTGATGGTCGTATACGGAGGCTTTCTTTATCTCGTAGGCTCGGCTGGCGTAGGCAGTATTCAAAACGGAAAACGCATTATCACCGATGCGATCATGGGCATGATTATCACTTTGGCTGCGTTTGCGATTTTAAACACGATCAGTCCCGCAACAACCCAGCTAAAGACGCTAGAACTTGGATATGTTGCGGGAGTAACGTTGGAAGAAGCCGGTGGAGTGGAAGAATTTGGTGAAGCACCGGCAGGTACACCATCCTCCTCGTGCGATGCCCCTCGCCGTTCCAGAAGTGACTCTACCTATGACTCCCTCTTCCAGAGGTATGCCGGTTGCGCCGGCTTGGACTGGCGTATCTTAAAAGCCGTCGCTTACAAGGAGTCTGGTTTCCGAGAATGTGTCACTAATCGCTGGGGTTACACAGGATTGTTTCAAGTCCGTCCGGACACATGCGCTCTGCGCAGTCACGGTCGTGCAGAAGATTGCAATCGTTTGGTCAACCCGGAAATCAACACGGCCGCGGCCTCCGTCGGCCAGTTGCGCCAAGGCGCCTCACTCATTAATCGTCTTTGTCCCGGCCTCACCGATGCGCACCGTTACGTGACGTTGCTCTATTTCGCCCATAACTCCGGAGGTGGAGCGCTGCAATCTGTTGTTCGTCGAGTAGGTTGCAATGCAACAAATGAGCAATACGATGAAGCGGCTACGACATTCTGGGAAGAAAACTCCGCCCGTCGAGGCCGATCTCTCCCGCCCAACCACGACACACGCATGTCGTTTGCGCGCGGGGTGGCAGACACAGCCGTAGGCTATGGCGTGAGCACGCCGACCGTGCCACGATCTGCCTGTCCTGTAACCTGA